One segment of Skermanella rosea DNA contains the following:
- a CDS encoding ABC transporter permease codes for MTSLKREKIASACLIAGVFVAWEVGCLLFGISEYVLPRPSQIVMVLVERWPALMPHAVQTLYTTLVGFALGVSAGVLIGMLIGSSRLAYNVAFPLLVGFSSIPKVAVVPIFVLWFGAGTVPAVLTSMIISVFPVVVNMATGLATTEPELEDVLRTMKATKRDILLNVGLPRAMPYLFASLKVAVTLSFVGTVIAETVASNRGIGNMMLIASSNFNVPLVFAGLFILAGLGIALYVVFSLIERRVTGWANRKTEFAMG; via the coding sequence ATGACCAGCCTGAAACGGGAGAAGATCGCGTCAGCCTGCCTGATCGCCGGCGTCTTCGTGGCATGGGAGGTCGGCTGCCTGCTGTTCGGCATCAGCGAATACGTCCTGCCGCGCCCGTCCCAGATCGTCATGGTGCTGGTGGAGCGCTGGCCCGCCCTGATGCCGCACGCGGTGCAGACGCTCTACACCACGCTGGTCGGGTTCGCGCTGGGCGTTTCCGCCGGGGTGCTGATCGGGATGCTGATCGGCTCGTCCAGGCTGGCCTACAACGTGGCGTTCCCCCTGCTGGTGGGCTTCTCGTCCATTCCCAAGGTCGCGGTTGTGCCGATCTTCGTGCTGTGGTTCGGCGCCGGGACGGTGCCGGCGGTGCTCACCTCCATGATCATCTCGGTCTTCCCGGTGGTGGTGAACATGGCGACCGGGCTGGCGACCACGGAACCGGAGCTGGAGGACGTGCTGCGCACCATGAAGGCGACCAAGCGCGACATCCTGCTGAACGTCGGGCTGCCGCGCGCCATGCCCTATCTGTTCGCCTCCCTCAAGGTCGCCGTCACGCTGTCCTTCGTCGGCACGGTCATCGCGGAGACGGTCGCGTCCAACCGGGGGATCGGCAACATGATGCTGATCGCCTCCTCCAACTTCAACGTCCCGCTGGTCTTCGCCGGGCTCTTCATCCTGGCCGGGCTGGGCATCGCGCTCTACGTCGTCTTCTCGCTGATCGAGCGCCGCGTCACCGGCTGGGCCAACCGCAAGACCGAATTCGCGATGGGCTGA
- a CDS encoding ABC transporter substrate-binding protein, translating to MRSVISQWPAVLAGALVGAVGLAGAASAQTPVKMVLNWKYQGPQALFFIAEDKGYFKAEGLDVTIDQGEGSAASITKVATGAYDAGFGDVNALITLAAKSPEEAPVAVFMMYNTPPFTIAVKADGPIRTPGDLEGKTIGGPANDGALKLFPAFAQVAGIDAGKVSVTNMQANLREQMLQRGQVDGVFGYVNTIAFSAKSAGMDPDKDFRFINYGDYGMDLYSNAIVVSKPFLNRNGDAVKGLVRAINRAAKDMIADPAGSVAAVMKREPLLNEKVEIERTVATLRMEMNHPEIATIGLGDVDDDRLKRAIDMVAKANGLENAPEPSAVFTDAYLPPLSERPTSVIKQ from the coding sequence ATGCGCAGCGTCATCAGCCAATGGCCCGCGGTTCTGGCGGGCGCCCTGGTCGGGGCGGTCGGCCTGGCCGGCGCGGCATCCGCCCAGACACCGGTCAAGATGGTTCTCAACTGGAAATACCAGGGACCGCAGGCACTGTTCTTCATCGCCGAGGACAAGGGATACTTCAAGGCGGAGGGGCTGGACGTCACCATCGACCAGGGCGAGGGATCGGCCGCCTCCATCACCAAGGTGGCGACGGGAGCCTACGACGCCGGGTTCGGCGACGTGAATGCGCTGATCACCCTGGCGGCCAAGTCGCCCGAGGAGGCGCCGGTCGCCGTCTTCATGATGTACAACACGCCGCCCTTCACGATCGCGGTGAAGGCGGACGGCCCGATCCGGACACCCGGGGACCTGGAAGGCAAGACCATCGGCGGCCCCGCCAACGACGGCGCGCTGAAGCTGTTCCCGGCGTTCGCCCAGGTCGCCGGCATCGACGCCGGCAAGGTCTCCGTCACCAACATGCAGGCGAACCTGCGCGAGCAGATGCTTCAGCGCGGCCAGGTGGACGGGGTTTTCGGCTACGTCAACACCATCGCCTTCAGCGCCAAGAGCGCCGGCATGGACCCGGACAAGGATTTCCGCTTCATCAATTACGGCGACTACGGGATGGACCTCTATTCCAACGCGATCGTCGTGTCCAAGCCGTTCCTGAACCGGAACGGGGACGCGGTGAAGGGCCTGGTCCGGGCGATCAACCGCGCGGCCAAGGACATGATCGCCGACCCCGCCGGCTCGGTCGCGGCCGTGATGAAGCGCGAGCCGCTGCTGAACGAAAAGGTCGAGATCGAGCGCACCGTCGCCACCCTGCGGATGGAGATGAACCATCCCGAGATCGCCACGATCGGCCTGGGCGACGTGGACGACGATCGCCTGAAGCGCGCCATCGACATGGTGGCCAAGGCCAACGGCCTGGAGAACGCCCCGGAACCGTCCGCGGTCTTCACCGACGCCTACCTGCCGCCGCTGTCCGAGCGACCGACCTCCGTCATCAAGCAATAG
- a CDS encoding ABC transporter substrate-binding protein encodes MIDISRRAALATGFGLALVAAQPFAATPAQAQEPTPIRFTLDWKYQGIHAWYFVARDRGYFRDEGLEVTIDQGEGSAATVTRIMSGAYDAGFGDINAVIQQAAQKPGEAPVMVYQIYNRPPFAVLTRTDSGIEDMKDLAGRKVGGPAGSAATRLLPALLARNGVAVPSVEVLNMQPNLQEQMLIRGEVAASLVFNVTSYVNLIQQGQDPDGDFRWLDYADHGLDLYSNGVMVSRDLARDKPEAVRGLVRAINRAVQDVMADPDMGVKALTAVEPLVDAGSEGRRVRFAFDRLMITPETRKIGLGDVDDARLERSIAVMAEAYDLPRKPEPSQVFDRSFLPPQDQRLVAGAGN; translated from the coding sequence ATGATCGACATTTCACGCCGGGCCGCCCTGGCGACCGGGTTCGGCCTCGCCCTCGTTGCAGCGCAGCCGTTCGCAGCCACCCCCGCCCAGGCCCAGGAGCCGACGCCGATCCGCTTCACGCTGGACTGGAAGTACCAGGGCATCCACGCCTGGTACTTCGTCGCCCGGGACAGGGGTTATTTCCGCGACGAGGGGCTGGAGGTCACCATCGACCAGGGCGAGGGCTCCGCCGCCACCGTCACCCGCATCATGTCCGGCGCCTACGACGCCGGGTTCGGCGACATCAACGCCGTGATCCAGCAGGCGGCGCAGAAGCCGGGCGAGGCGCCGGTGATGGTCTACCAGATCTACAACCGTCCGCCCTTCGCGGTGCTGACCAGGACGGACAGCGGCATCGAGGACATGAAGGACCTGGCCGGCCGCAAGGTCGGCGGCCCGGCCGGCAGTGCCGCGACCCGGCTGCTTCCGGCGCTGCTGGCGCGGAACGGCGTCGCCGTGCCGTCGGTCGAGGTGCTGAACATGCAGCCCAACCTGCAGGAGCAGATGCTGATCCGCGGCGAGGTCGCGGCCTCCCTGGTCTTCAACGTGACCAGCTACGTCAACCTGATCCAGCAGGGCCAGGACCCGGACGGGGATTTCCGGTGGCTGGACTATGCCGACCACGGGCTGGACCTCTATTCCAACGGCGTGATGGTGTCCCGGGATCTTGCCCGCGACAAGCCGGAGGCGGTTCGGGGGCTGGTCCGGGCGATCAACCGGGCGGTGCAGGACGTGATGGCCGATCCGGACATGGGCGTGAAGGCGCTGACCGCGGTCGAGCCGCTGGTCGATGCCGGAAGCGAGGGGCGCCGGGTGCGGTTCGCCTTCGACCGGTTGATGATCACGCCGGAAACGCGGAAGATCGGGCTGGGCGACGTGGACGACGCCCGGCTGGAGCGGTCCATCGCGGTGATGGCCGAAGCCTACGACCTGCCGCGGAAGCCCGAGCCGTCGCAAGTGTTCGACCGGTCGTTCCTGCCGCCGCAGGACCAGCGCCTCGTCGCCGGCGCGGGGAATTGA
- a CDS encoding amidohydrolase family protein, which translates to MTERSIACAGLLHGRGYDLRGPSRLSLDGGRIAGVAGIGGEADPLFALPVPVNAHDHGRPVRSSSFGAAGKPLELWLQYLALLPAVDPYLAAAASLGRSALGGSGAVMVHHTRVQGLTPLPLEAAEVARAAADIGVRIGFAVALKDRNPLVYGPSEEVLALLPEDARREIARRTGNAPMPVEDQIRLVEEVAGAAAGDLVDVQYGPTGVQWCSPGLLRAVADASARTGRRVHMHCLETRYQRDWADRNFPEGMFAFLKGIGLLSPRLTLAHCTWARPEELELIAESGATIAVNTGSNLGIRSGIAPVAEMVARGCKVALGLDGLTLDEDDDALGEMRLANALHRGWGFDTAIDEREMLRIALANGRAAVTGRDEGGAIEPGAPADLLLLDTDKLDSDRLVPDLSPRDLLFARAGAGHIAEVIVAGRTVARRGKLTGIDHDAVQAELLDRLRHGIKENDALRAALPELGRALHRHFAAAPCC; encoded by the coding sequence ATGACGGAAAGATCCATCGCCTGCGCCGGCCTGCTGCACGGCAGGGGCTACGACCTGCGGGGGCCGAGCCGGCTCTCGCTCGACGGCGGCCGGATCGCCGGCGTGGCGGGGATCGGCGGGGAGGCCGACCCGCTGTTCGCCCTGCCGGTGCCGGTCAACGCCCACGACCACGGCCGGCCGGTGCGGTCCAGCTCCTTCGGGGCGGCGGGCAAGCCGCTGGAGCTCTGGCTCCAGTACCTGGCGCTGCTGCCGGCGGTGGACCCGTACCTCGCCGCCGCGGCCTCGCTGGGCCGCAGCGCCCTGGGCGGGTCCGGCGCCGTCATGGTCCACCATACGCGGGTGCAGGGATTGACCCCGCTGCCCCTGGAAGCCGCCGAGGTCGCCCGCGCCGCCGCCGACATCGGGGTGCGGATCGGCTTCGCGGTGGCGCTGAAGGACCGCAACCCGCTGGTCTACGGCCCGTCGGAGGAGGTGCTGGCCCTGCTGCCGGAGGACGCCCGGCGCGAGATCGCCCGGCGGACCGGCAATGCCCCGATGCCCGTGGAAGACCAGATCCGCCTGGTCGAGGAGGTGGCCGGCGCCGCGGCCGGCGACCTGGTGGACGTGCAGTACGGGCCGACCGGCGTGCAGTGGTGCTCGCCCGGGCTGCTGCGCGCCGTCGCCGACGCCTCCGCCCGCACCGGCCGGCGGGTCCACATGCACTGCCTGGAGACGCGCTACCAGCGGGACTGGGCGGACCGGAACTTCCCTGAAGGAATGTTTGCCTTCCTGAAGGGGATCGGCTTGCTGTCGCCGCGCCTGACCCTGGCCCACTGCACCTGGGCGCGGCCGGAGGAGCTTGAGCTGATAGCCGAATCAGGCGCCACGATCGCGGTCAACACGGGCTCCAACCTGGGCATCCGGTCCGGCATCGCGCCGGTGGCGGAGATGGTCGCGCGCGGCTGCAAGGTAGCATTGGGCCTGGACGGGCTGACGCTGGACGAGGACGACGACGCGCTGGGCGAGATGCGCCTCGCCAACGCGCTGCATCGCGGCTGGGGATTCGACACCGCGATCGACGAGAGGGAGATGCTGCGGATCGCCCTGGCCAACGGGCGCGCCGCCGTGACCGGCCGGGACGAGGGCGGCGCCATCGAGCCCGGAGCGCCCGCGGACCTGCTGCTGCTCGACACGGACAAGCTGGATTCCGACCGGCTGGTGCCCGACCTGTCGCCGCGCGACCTGCTGTTCGCCCGCGCCGGCGCCGGCCATATCGCCGAGGTGATCGTGGCGGGGCGGACGGTCGCGCGGCGGGGGAAGCTGACCGGCATAGACCACGACGCCGTCCAGGCGGAGCTGCTGGACCGGCTGCGCCACGGGATCAAGGAGAATGACGCCCTGCGGGCCGCCCTGCCGGAACTGGGCCGCGCGCTGCACCGGCATTTCGCGGCGGCACCCTGCTGCTGA
- a CDS encoding LysR family transcriptional regulator, giving the protein MRIWRYVDEAAKFGSLRKAAEQLNVTPSALQRRIQDVEEDLGAAIFERSAHGIRLTAAGESFIRWVRTQSADLERVRSHIEDLSGMRRGHVRIACSQALVNYFLPRQISEFRQSFPLVSFQVSVVDQGSAIRMLREYETDLAIIFSPRRTPEFQPLMTLGQRVVAIVAADHPLAGHKVVRLRDCAQYPIALPDGSFGTRAILEDLLSVSSAKLSVELESNSFEMLRNLARSGRVVTFQIEIGAPVPETDPGLVALPLSDLDMAHGPLVLGQQRGRTLPVATAKFAEQLARRLDDARMKPQPEQ; this is encoded by the coding sequence ATGCGGATCTGGCGCTATGTCGACGAGGCGGCGAAGTTCGGCTCCTTGCGGAAGGCGGCCGAACAGCTGAACGTGACGCCGTCGGCGCTCCAGCGCCGGATCCAGGACGTGGAGGAGGACCTGGGCGCCGCGATCTTCGAGCGCTCCGCCCATGGGATCCGGCTGACCGCGGCGGGGGAGAGCTTCATCCGCTGGGTGCGTACCCAGTCGGCCGACCTGGAGCGGGTACGCTCGCACATCGAGGACCTGTCCGGCATGAGGCGCGGCCATGTCCGGATCGCGTGCAGCCAGGCGCTGGTGAACTACTTCCTGCCCCGTCAGATATCGGAGTTCCGGCAGTCTTTCCCGCTGGTCAGCTTCCAGGTCTCGGTGGTGGACCAGGGATCGGCGATCCGGATGCTGCGCGAGTACGAGACGGACCTCGCGATCATCTTCAGCCCGCGCCGGACGCCCGAGTTCCAGCCGCTGATGACGCTGGGCCAGCGGGTCGTCGCCATCGTCGCCGCCGACCATCCCCTGGCCGGGCACAAGGTCGTGCGCCTGCGCGATTGCGCGCAGTATCCGATCGCCCTGCCGGACGGCAGCTTCGGGACCCGCGCCATCCTGGAGGACCTGCTGTCCGTCAGCTCGGCCAAGCTGTCGGTGGAGCTGGAATCCAACTCCTTCGAGATGCTGCGCAACCTGGCGCGGTCGGGCCGCGTGGTGACTTTCCAGATCGAGATCGGCGCGCCGGTCCCGGAAACCGACCCCGGCCTCGTGGCGCTTCCCCTGAGCGACCTGGACATGGCGCACGGCCCGCTGGTGCTGGGCCAGCAGCGGGGCCGCACCCTGCCGGTCGCGACCGCCAAGTTCGCCGAGCAGCTCGCGCGCCGGCTGGACGACGCCCGGATGAAGCCGCAACCCGAGCAGTGA
- a CDS encoding SDR family NAD(P)-dependent oxidoreductase — protein sequence MELGLKSRVVMITGPAKGMGEAVTLAFAAEGCRLALVGRDLDVIEPVAAKVRALGAEAIVIPCDITDGAHCAGAAERTLAAFGRIDVLVNVAGGSGPVGKTGWETTREEFDEIVELNMAGCFNTMSAVMPTFIDQRYGKIVNVGGTFGMRGRAGRMAYSASKWGLRGITKSFALEAGPYNVNVNCVAPGMVEGPRFRGKVVPEMARRLGITEEEAAERHAADYALRRVSTGEDVAKACLFLASDAARQITGVDLPVDGGWASL from the coding sequence ATGGAACTGGGTCTGAAATCGCGGGTCGTGATGATCACCGGCCCCGCCAAGGGAATGGGCGAGGCCGTCACCCTGGCCTTCGCGGCCGAGGGCTGCCGGCTGGCGCTGGTCGGGCGCGACCTCGACGTGATCGAGCCGGTCGCCGCCAAGGTCCGGGCGCTGGGCGCGGAGGCGATCGTGATCCCCTGCGACATCACCGACGGGGCGCACTGCGCCGGGGCGGCCGAGCGGACGCTCGCGGCCTTCGGGCGGATCGACGTGCTGGTCAACGTGGCGGGCGGCTCCGGCCCGGTCGGCAAGACCGGCTGGGAGACCACCCGCGAGGAATTCGACGAGATCGTCGAACTGAACATGGCGGGCTGCTTCAACACCATGAGCGCCGTCATGCCGACCTTCATCGACCAGCGCTACGGCAAGATCGTCAATGTCGGCGGCACCTTCGGGATGCGCGGCCGGGCCGGCCGGATGGCCTATTCGGCATCCAAGTGGGGCCTGCGCGGCATCACCAAGTCCTTCGCCCTGGAGGCCGGCCCCTACAACGTCAACGTCAACTGCGTGGCGCCGGGCATGGTCGAGGGGCCGCGCTTCCGCGGCAAGGTCGTGCCGGAAATGGCCCGGCGGCTGGGCATCACCGAGGAGGAGGCGGCCGAGCGGCACGCTGCAGACTACGCGCTGCGCCGAGTCTCCACCGGCGAGGACGTGGCCAAGGCGTGCCTCTTCCTCGCCAGCGACGCGGCCCGCCAGATCACCGGCGTCGACTTGCCGGTCGACGGCGGCTGGGCCTCCCTCTGA
- the atzD gene encoding cyanuric acid amidohydrolase — protein sequence MTSRIRPGVAVHRVATTGPDDVAGLERLVRAGDLDPAGIVAILGKTEGNGCVNDFSRGFATQSLKLFLQGHVGREAAGRVCLVMSGGTEGALSPHWIVFERRESDEPARGPALAMGSAITPDLPPEHLGRRAQVEMVARGVADAMERAGIADPAAVHFVQVKCPLLTAARAAEAVARGRATATRDTLKSMGLSRGASALGVAVALGELAIGEIPDDANGADMRLWSGRASTSAGIELMGHEILVLGMSPDWTGPLAIDHAVMGDAADVGPVRAALARLGLDAEGQLDGPARARVRAVLAKAEASRTGTVRGLRHTMLDDSDISATRHARAFVAGVLAGTMGMTDLFVSGGAEHQGPDGGGPVAIIAERA from the coding sequence ATGACATCACGTATTCGCCCCGGCGTCGCGGTCCACCGCGTCGCGACCACCGGCCCCGACGACGTGGCCGGGCTCGAACGGCTGGTCCGGGCGGGCGACCTGGACCCGGCCGGAATCGTCGCGATCCTCGGCAAGACGGAAGGCAACGGCTGCGTCAACGACTTCAGCCGGGGCTTCGCGACGCAAAGCCTCAAGCTGTTCCTCCAGGGGCATGTCGGTCGGGAGGCGGCCGGGCGCGTCTGCCTCGTCATGTCCGGCGGGACCGAGGGCGCCCTCTCCCCCCACTGGATCGTGTTCGAGCGCCGGGAGTCGGACGAGCCGGCGCGCGGCCCGGCGCTCGCCATGGGAAGCGCCATCACCCCCGACCTGCCGCCCGAACATCTGGGCCGCCGCGCCCAGGTGGAAATGGTCGCCCGGGGAGTTGCCGACGCCATGGAGCGGGCGGGCATCGCCGATCCGGCCGCCGTGCATTTCGTCCAGGTCAAGTGCCCGCTGCTGACGGCGGCCCGCGCCGCCGAGGCCGTGGCCCGGGGCCGGGCGACCGCCACGCGCGACACCCTCAAATCCATGGGGCTGTCGCGCGGCGCCAGCGCGCTGGGCGTCGCCGTGGCGCTGGGCGAACTGGCGATCGGGGAGATTCCCGACGACGCCAACGGCGCGGACATGCGGCTGTGGTCCGGCCGGGCCAGCACCTCCGCAGGGATCGAGCTGATGGGGCATGAGATCCTGGTGCTCGGCATGAGCCCGGACTGGACCGGTCCGCTCGCCATCGACCATGCGGTGATGGGGGATGCCGCCGACGTCGGGCCGGTGCGCGCGGCGCTGGCGCGGCTGGGCCTCGACGCCGAGGGGCAGCTCGACGGCCCCGCAAGGGCACGGGTCAGGGCCGTGCTGGCCAAGGCGGAGGCGTCGCGGACCGGCACCGTGCGGGGCCTGCGGCACACGATGCTGGACGACAGCGACATCTCCGCCACCCGGCATGCCCGCGCCTTCGTCGCAGGCGTGCTGGCCGGGACGATGGGCATGACCGACCTGTTCGTCTCCGGCGGGGCCGAGCACCAGGGACCGGACGGCGGCGGACCGGTCGCGATCATCGCGGAACGGGCCTGA
- the allB gene encoding allantoinase AllB produces the protein METGKTLADLVITGGTIVTDQTSFRGAVAVKDGRILTVGADESMPAARETFDAAGLHLLPGAIDAHVHFREPGYTHKEDWRTGTAAAAMGGVTTVFEMPNTDPPTGTVEALRIKQRAAAKAHVDYGLYGLLAEDNLDQLDGLVAGGVAAFKCFMGNTFGNLPSPSTGAMLEGFEIIARHGLRISLHAETASIMAWRQRKLMAAGRRDPLAHLASRPAVVATEAVSRAAILAEWTGARIHVLHISSGDELRPLREAKARGVDVTGETCPHYLLFDERAYDDLGSIIRVNPPVREQHHQRALWEGVRDGTIDMIATDHAPHDPAEKVRDDIWTADCGFPGVETQMALMLTQVNAGRLSLSDYVRLSSTAPAKAFGLHPRKGAIVPGADADLALVDMARRETIRAEALHSRGRITPFEGFETVGAPMHTLVRGRFVMRGRRLVEDSTGWGQSVGRIQSMPEPRLRHVEETTAAITGTFPAARAAE, from the coding sequence ATGGAAACCGGAAAGACCCTCGCCGACCTCGTCATCACCGGCGGCACCATCGTCACCGACCAGACCAGCTTCAGGGGCGCCGTCGCCGTCAAGGACGGCCGCATCCTGACGGTCGGCGCGGACGAGTCCATGCCGGCCGCGCGGGAGACCTTCGACGCGGCCGGCCTGCACCTGCTGCCCGGCGCGATCGACGCCCACGTCCATTTCCGCGAACCGGGCTATACCCACAAGGAGGATTGGCGGACCGGAACGGCGGCGGCGGCCATGGGCGGCGTCACCACCGTCTTCGAGATGCCCAACACCGACCCGCCGACCGGCACCGTCGAGGCGCTGAGGATCAAGCAGCGGGCGGCGGCGAAGGCTCATGTGGACTACGGCCTGTACGGACTGCTAGCCGAGGACAACCTGGACCAGCTGGACGGCCTGGTCGCGGGCGGCGTCGCCGCGTTCAAGTGCTTCATGGGCAATACCTTCGGCAACCTGCCCTCCCCCTCCACCGGCGCCATGTTGGAAGGGTTCGAGATCATCGCGCGGCACGGGCTGCGCATCTCGCTCCATGCCGAGACCGCCTCCATCATGGCGTGGCGCCAGCGGAAGCTGATGGCCGCCGGCCGGCGCGACCCGCTGGCCCACCTGGCGTCGCGCCCCGCCGTGGTCGCGACCGAGGCGGTGTCGCGCGCCGCGATCCTGGCGGAATGGACCGGCGCCCGCATCCACGTGCTGCACATCTCCTCCGGCGACGAGCTGCGGCCGCTGCGGGAGGCGAAGGCGCGCGGCGTCGACGTCACCGGCGAGACCTGCCCGCACTACCTGCTGTTCGACGAGCGGGCCTATGACGACCTGGGCTCGATCATCCGGGTGAACCCGCCGGTCCGCGAACAGCACCACCAGCGTGCGCTGTGGGAAGGGGTGCGTGACGGCACGATCGACATGATCGCGACCGACCACGCGCCGCACGACCCCGCGGAGAAGGTGCGCGACGACATCTGGACGGCCGATTGCGGCTTCCCCGGGGTCGAGACCCAGATGGCGCTGATGCTGACCCAGGTGAACGCCGGCCGGCTGTCGCTGAGCGACTATGTCCGGCTGTCCTCGACGGCGCCGGCGAAGGCGTTCGGCCTGCATCCCCGCAAGGGGGCGATCGTCCCCGGCGCCGACGCCGACCTGGCGCTGGTGGACATGGCCCGGCGCGAGACGATCCGGGCCGAGGCGCTGCATTCCCGCGGCAGGATCACGCCGTTCGAGGGGTTCGAGACCGTGGGGGCGCCGATGCACACCCTGGTGCGCGGGCGCTTCGTGATGCGCGGCCGCCGGTTGGTCGAGGACTCCACCGGCTGGGGGCAGTCGGTCGGCCGCATCCAGTCCATGCCCGAGCCCCGGCTCCGCCATGTCGAGGAAACCACCGCGGCGATCACCGGCACCTTTCCGGCGGCCCGGGCGGCCGAGTGA
- a CDS encoding ABC transporter ATP-binding protein yields the protein MVPEPDPQPPRRLFIELERVTVSYGKGPGATQALAEISLQVDEGDFIALVGPSGCGKSTILKLVGDLLKASSGHVFVAGREVGAQDVRIGMAFQNPTLLPWLSIRDNVMLPLKIVQPFRADWKRKRHGEYRDRAEALLAKVGLGGFGGKYPWQLSGGMQQRASLCRALIHEPNLLLLDEPFGALDQFTREELWDILQTLWIDGKPTVLLVTHDLRESAFLANRIVVMSARPGRILVDEPVGFARPRTLDTTYQPGFTNLTHKLRTLIVEARSAAGGTP from the coding sequence ATGGTGCCGGAACCGGACCCCCAGCCCCCGCGCAGGCTGTTCATCGAGCTGGAACGGGTCACCGTCTCCTACGGGAAGGGTCCGGGCGCCACGCAGGCGCTGGCCGAGATCTCGCTCCAGGTGGATGAGGGCGACTTCATCGCGCTGGTCGGACCGTCGGGCTGCGGCAAGAGCACGATCCTGAAGCTGGTCGGCGACCTGCTGAAGGCGTCGAGCGGCCACGTCTTCGTGGCCGGGCGGGAGGTCGGGGCCCAGGACGTGCGGATCGGCATGGCCTTCCAGAACCCGACCCTGCTGCCCTGGCTGAGCATCCGCGACAACGTCATGCTGCCGCTCAAGATCGTGCAGCCGTTCCGGGCCGACTGGAAGCGCAAGCGGCACGGCGAGTACCGCGACCGGGCCGAGGCCCTGCTGGCCAAGGTCGGCCTGGGCGGCTTCGGCGGCAAGTATCCCTGGCAGCTTTCCGGCGGCATGCAGCAGCGCGCCTCGCTGTGCCGGGCGCTGATCCACGAGCCCAACCTGCTGCTGCTGGACGAGCCGTTCGGCGCACTGGACCAGTTCACCCGGGAGGAGCTTTGGGACATCCTCCAGACGCTGTGGATCGACGGCAAGCCGACCGTTCTGCTGGTGACCCACGACCTGCGCGAGAGCGCCTTCCTGGCCAACCGGATCGTCGTGATGAGCGCCCGCCCCGGACGGATCCTGGTGGACGAGCCGGTCGGCTTCGCCCGCCCCCGCACGCTGGACACGACCTACCAGCCGGGATTCACCAACCTGACCCACAAGCTGCGCACCCTGATCGTCGAGGCCCGGAGCGCCGCGGGAGGTACCCCATGA